The proteins below are encoded in one region of Chrysemys picta bellii isolate R12L10 chromosome 4, ASM1138683v2, whole genome shotgun sequence:
- the LOC101952869 gene encoding vitamin K epoxide reductase complex subunit 1-like protein 1, producing the protein MAAPGWERALRLVLCALGLALSVYALHVESSRERDPGYRAMCDLSPSVSCSKVFTSRWGRGFGLVEDLLGKHSVFNQPNSLFGIVFYILQTLLGFSPSTLAAVTLVGTSVVSIAGSLYLAYILFFVLHDFCLVCVTTYLLNGALLLLNYKRLVCLSGSGQRRAKPKGQ; encoded by the exons ATGGCGGCGCCGGGCTGGGAGCGGGCGCTGCGGCTGGTGCTGTGCGCGCTGGGGCTGGCGCTCTCCGTGTACGCGCTGCACGTGGAGAGCTCGCGGGAGCGGGACCCCGGGTACCGGGCCATGTGCGACCTGAGCCCCTCCGTCAGCTGCTCCAAGGTCTTCACCTCCAG GTGGGGCCGTGGCTTTGGCTTGGTGGAAGATCTCTTGGGGAAACACAGCGTCTTCAATCAGCCCAACAGCTTATTTGGCATCGTCTTCTACATCCTACAGACATTGCTGG GCTTCTCTCCCAGCACCCTGGCGGCCGTCACCCTGGTGGGCACCTCCGTGGTCTCCATTGCCGGCTCGCTCTACCTGGCCTACATCCTCTTCTTCGTGCTCCACGACTTCTGCCTGGTGTGCGTCACCACCTACCTGCTCAACGGcgctctcctcctcctcaactACAAGCGTCTGGTCTGCCTGAGCGGGAGTGGGCAGCGCCGCGCCAAGCCCAAGGGGCAGTGA
- the BCKDK gene encoding branched-chain alpha-ketoacid dehydrogenase kinase, translated as MLWKALLRMELGGTGNRAPSMHWLLSPALRYRSTSVMDNHQVELARERSKTVTSFYNQSAIDVAAEKPSVRLTPTTMLYSGRSQDGSHLLKSAHYLHRELPVRIAHRIKGFRSLPFIIGCNPTILHVHELYIRAFQMLSEFPPIKDQEAESQYCKLVRQLLDDHKDVVTLLAEGLRECRKHIQDEKVIRYFLDKTLTSRLGIRMLAIHHLALHEEKTDFVGIICTRLSPKKIIEKWVDFARRLCEHKYGNAPRVRINGHVAARFPFIPMPLDYILPELLKNAMRATMESHLDTPYNVPDIVITIANNDIDLIIRISDRGGGIPHEHLEKVTDYHFTTAESSAQDPRMNTLFGNMVDMVNSGQSGPMHGFGFGLPTSRAYAEYLGGSLHIQSLQGIGTDVYLRLKHIDGKEESFRI; from the exons ATGCTGTGGAAAGCGCTGCTGAGGATGGAGCTGGGGGGGACGGGGAACCGGGCCCCCTCCATGCACTGGCTCCTGTCCCCCGCCCTCCGGTACCGGTCCACTTCTGTCATGGATAACCACCAAGTGGAGCTGGCCCGAGAGCGATCCAAGACAGTCACCTCCTTCTACAACCAATCAGCCATTGACGTCGCAGCGGAGAAG CCGTCCGTGAGATTGACGCCCACCACCATGCTGTATTCGGGACGGTCGCAGGATGGCAGCCACCTCCTG AAAAGTGCCCATTACCTTCACCGCGAGCTGCCCGTCCGCATCGCCCATCGCATCAAGGGCTTCCGCAGCCTCCCCTTCATCATCGGATGCAACCCCACCATCCTCCATGTG CATGAGCTGTACATCCGAGCCTTCCAGATGCTGAGCGAATTCCCCCCG atCAAGGACCAAGAGGCAGAATCCCAGTACTGCAAGCTGGTCCGGCAGCTGCTGGATGACCACAAGGACGTGGTGACGCTGCTGGCTGAGGGGCTGCGGGAGTGTCGCAAACACATCCAG GACGAGAAGGTCATCCGCTATTTCCTAGACAAGACGCTCACCTCCCGGCTGGGGATCCGGATGCTGGCGATCCATCACCTGGCGCTGCACGAGGAAAAG ACGGACTTCGTGGGAATCATCTGCACCCGTCTCTCCCCAAAGAAAATCATTGAGAAATGGGTGGATTTTGCTAG GCGTCTGTGTGAGCACAAGTACGGGAATGCCCCACGGGTGCGGATCAATGGGCACGTGGCTGCTCGCTTCCCCTTCATCCCTATGCCCCTCGACTACATCCTGCCGGAGCTGCTCAAGAACGCCATGAG agccacCATGGAATCTCACCTGGACACTCCGTACAACGTGCCCGACATTGTCATCACCATCGCCAACAACGACATCGACCTGATCATCAG GATTTCGGACCGGGGTGGCGGGATCCCCCACGAGCACCTAGAGAAGGTGACGGATTATCACTTCACCACGGCGGAGTCCAGCGCCCAAGACCCCCGCATGAACACCCTCTTCGGGAACATGGTGGATATGGTCAACAGCGGCCAGTCGGGCCCGATGCATGG GTTCGGCTTCGGGCTGCCGACCTCCCGGGCCTACGCCGAGTACCTGGGGGGCTCGCTGCACATCCAGTCCCTGCAGGGCATCGGCACCGACGTGTATCTCCGTCTGAAGCACATTGACGGCAAGGAGGAGAGTTTCCGCATCTAG
- the LOC101952170 gene encoding nucleolar protein 3-like, which yields MATGDKYTVIRTKRKELIGIIQRDPESVLDELLAQSVITEEEYDSMNQLQDKVARIRKLLIYIQKRGESSCRDFLECLEILFPGTNRLLQPSEYDFFNPERDSRAVRDPESRERDFFNPEHHTELKEEDGFNPEQESETQRDPEPEEKDGFNPEPDPQLEEDDGSNPEKESDIEPDPEMGGSDLEQESETRRDQEPEEEDGSHPEPDQEPEEEGGSHPEQELETEPDPEPEGSNSEQESDTQRDLDPGGEKKKTLSKGTSS from the exons ATGGCCACTGGCGACAAATACACGGTTATACGCACCAAACGCAAAGAGCTGATAGGAATCATTCAAAGAGACCCCGAGAGCGTCTTGGATGAGTTACTAGCCCAGTCCGTCATCACAGAGGAGGAGTATGACAGCATGAACCAGCTACAAGACAAAGTGGCCAGAATTAGGAAATTGCTGATTTACATACAGAAAAGGGGGGAGTCGTCCTGCCGAGACTTTCTGGAGTGTTTAGAAATCTTATTCCCAGGCACAAATCGGCTTTTGCAACCTTCAGAATATG ATTTTTTCAATCCGGAGCGAGATTCACGCGCTGTGCGAGACCCAGAATCAAGGGAGAGAGATTTTTTCAACCCAGAGCACCATACAGAGCTGAAGGAAGAAGATGGTTTCAATCCAGAGCAGGAATCGGAGACTCAGCGAGACCCAGAGCCAGAGGAGAAAGATGGTTTCAATCCAGAGCCCGATCCACAGCTGGAGGAGGACGACGGTTCAAATCCAGAGAAGGAATCAGACATTGAGCCAGACCCGGAGATGGGTGGTTCAGATTTGGAGCAGGAATCAGAGACTCGGCGAGATCAAGAACCCGAGGAGGAAGATGGTTCACATCCAGAACCCGACCAAGAGCCCGAGGAGGAAGGTGGCTCACATCCAGAGCAAGAATTAGAGACAGAACCAGACCCTGAGCCAGAAGGTTCAAATTCAGAGCAGGAATCGGATACTCAGCGAGACCTAGAccctggtggggaaaaaaaaaaaactctctcaAAAGGTACGTCCTCATAG